Proteins from one Athene noctua chromosome 20, bAthNoc1.hap1.1, whole genome shotgun sequence genomic window:
- the UCK1 gene encoding uridine-cytidine kinase 1 isoform X1: protein MASAGGAEPERPHPKPFLIGVSGGTASGKSTVCEKIMELLGQNEVERRQRKVLILSQDSFYKVLTAEQKAKALKGQYNFDHPDAFDNDLMHTTLKNIVEGKTVEVPTYDFVTHSRLAETTVVYPADVVLFEGILVFYNQDIRDMFHLRLFVDTDSDVRLSRRVLRDMKRGRDLEQILTQYTTFVKPAFEEFCLPTKKYADVIIPRGVDNMVAINLIVQHIQDILNGDICKWQRGAVNGHGRTYKRPFPEQTESSSVLAAGKRSHLESSSRPH, encoded by the exons atGGCCTCCGCCGGCGGCGCCGAGCCCGAGCGGCCGCACCCGAAGCCTTTCCTGATCGGCGTCAGCGGCGGCACCGCCAGCGGCAAG TCCACAGTGTGCGAGAAGATCatggagctgctggggcagaacGAGGTGGAGCGGCGGCAGCGGAAGGTGCTGATCCTCAGCCAGGACAGCTTCTACAAGGTGCTGACGGCCGAGCAGAAGGCCAAGGCGCTCAAGGGCCAGTACAACTTCGACCACCCGG ATGCTTTTGATAACGATTTGATGCATACAACCCTGAAAAATATTGTTGAGGGGAAAACAGTTGAGGTACCAACCTATGACTTTGTGACACATTCTAG GCTGGCAGAGACGACGGTGGTCTATCCTGCTGACGTTGTTCTCTTTGAGGGGATCCTGGTTTTCTACAACCAAGACATTCGGGACATGTTCCATCTCCGGCTCTTTGTGGACACGGATTCTGACGTCCGGCTGTCCCGCAGAG TTCTGCGAGATATGAAACGTGGGAGGGACCTAGAGCAAATCCTCACCCAGTACACCACCTTCGTCAAACCTGCCTTCGAGGAATTCTGCTTACCG ACAAAGAAGTATGCAGATGTGATCATCCCCCGAGGAGTTGACAACATGG TTGCTATCAACCTCATAGTGCAGCACATTCAGGACATCCTAAACGGAGACATCTGCAAGTGGCAGCGAGGGGCAGTGAACGGCCACGGTCGGACCTACAAGCGCCCGTTCCCCGAGCAGACGGAGAGCAGCAGCGTGCTAGCGGCCGGCAAACGCTCCCACCTGGAGTCCAGCAGCCGCCCGCACTAA
- the UCK1 gene encoding uridine-cytidine kinase 1 isoform X2, with amino-acid sequence MASAGGAEPERPHPKPFLIGVSGGTASGKSTVCEKIMELLGQNEVERRQRKVLILSQDSFYKVLTAEQKAKALKGQYNFDHPDAFDNDLMHTTLKNIVEGKTVEVPTYDFVTHSSQDIRDMFHLRLFVDTDSDVRLSRRVLRDMKRGRDLEQILTQYTTFVKPAFEEFCLPTKKYADVIIPRGVDNMVAINLIVQHIQDILNGDICKWQRGAVNGHGRTYKRPFPEQTESSSVLAAGKRSHLESSSRPH; translated from the exons atGGCCTCCGCCGGCGGCGCCGAGCCCGAGCGGCCGCACCCGAAGCCTTTCCTGATCGGCGTCAGCGGCGGCACCGCCAGCGGCAAG TCCACAGTGTGCGAGAAGATCatggagctgctggggcagaacGAGGTGGAGCGGCGGCAGCGGAAGGTGCTGATCCTCAGCCAGGACAGCTTCTACAAGGTGCTGACGGCCGAGCAGAAGGCCAAGGCGCTCAAGGGCCAGTACAACTTCGACCACCCGG ATGCTTTTGATAACGATTTGATGCATACAACCCTGAAAAATATTGTTGAGGGGAAAACAGTTGAGGTACCAACCTATGACTTTGTGACACATTCTAG CCAAGACATTCGGGACATGTTCCATCTCCGGCTCTTTGTGGACACGGATTCTGACGTCCGGCTGTCCCGCAGAG TTCTGCGAGATATGAAACGTGGGAGGGACCTAGAGCAAATCCTCACCCAGTACACCACCTTCGTCAAACCTGCCTTCGAGGAATTCTGCTTACCG ACAAAGAAGTATGCAGATGTGATCATCCCCCGAGGAGTTGACAACATGG TTGCTATCAACCTCATAGTGCAGCACATTCAGGACATCCTAAACGGAGACATCTGCAAGTGGCAGCGAGGGGCAGTGAACGGCCACGGTCGGACCTACAAGCGCCCGTTCCCCGAGCAGACGGAGAGCAGCAGCGTGCTAGCGGCCGGCAAACGCTCCCACCTGGAGTCCAGCAGCCGCCCGCACTAA